One genomic segment of Fusobacterium nucleatum includes these proteins:
- a CDS encoding ABC transporter permease — protein sequence MDNNKIKNFLLNNSVPILILIMVAIMFPLSGLSGDYLIREMIQRISRNLFLIMSLLIPIVAGMGLNFGIVLGAMGGQLALILITNWHIMGLQGIFLTMILSIPFSILLGYIGGVILNRAKGKEMITSMILGYFINGAYQLVVLYSMGKIFPVKDKTLLLSSGRGIKNTVDLTEVAKSIDNAIPLKIFGYDIPILTILFIIALCFFVIWFRKTKLGQDMRAVGQDMEVSKSSGIEVNKVRIYAIVISTVLAGIGQVIYLQNLGTINTYNSHEQIGMFSVAALLIGGASVARATIPNAISGVILFHTMFVVAPRAGKELMGSAQIGEYFRVFISYGIIALVLIIYEWRRKKEKEREREKAIGF from the coding sequence GTGGATAATAATAAGATAAAGAATTTTTTATTAAATAATAGTGTTCCAATACTTATACTTATTATGGTAGCTATAATGTTCCCACTTTCTGGTTTAAGTGGAGATTATTTAATTCGTGAAATGATACAAAGAATATCAAGAAACTTATTTTTAATAATGTCATTGTTAATACCAATAGTAGCAGGAATGGGGCTAAACTTTGGTATAGTTTTAGGAGCTATGGGAGGACAACTTGCTCTAATTCTTATAACTAACTGGCATATTATGGGTTTACAAGGAATATTCCTTACAATGATACTTTCAATCCCATTCTCTATTTTACTTGGATATATAGGTGGAGTAATATTAAATAGAGCAAAGGGAAAAGAAATGATAACTTCAATGATTTTGGGATATTTTATAAATGGAGCTTATCAACTTGTAGTTTTATATTCAATGGGGAAAATTTTTCCTGTAAAAGATAAAACTCTTTTATTATCTTCTGGTAGAGGAATAAAAAATACTGTTGATTTAACAGAAGTTGCAAAATCAATAGATAATGCAATACCTTTAAAAATATTTGGTTATGATATACCTATTCTTACAATACTTTTTATAATTGCACTTTGTTTCTTTGTTATTTGGTTTAGAAAAACTAAGCTAGGGCAAGATATGAGAGCTGTTGGACAAGATATGGAAGTATCAAAATCATCTGGTATAGAAGTAAATAAAGTTAGAATATATGCAATAGTTATTTCAACTGTATTAGCTGGAATAGGTCAAGTAATTTATCTTCAAAATTTAGGAACAATAAACACATATAATTCACATGAACAAATTGGAATGTTCTCTGTTGCTGCCCTATTAATAGGTGGAGCTTCAGTTGCAAGAGCAACAATACCTAATGCAATAAGTGGTGTTATTTTATTCCATACAATGTTTGTTGTTGCTCCAAGAGCAGGAAAAGAATTAATGGGTTCTGCACAAATAGGAGAATATTTTAGAGTATTTATCTCCTATGGAATTATAGCACTTGTTCTTATCATTTATGAATGGAGAAGAAAGAAAGAAAAAGAAAGAGAAAGAGAAAAAGCAATAGGATTTTAA
- a CDS encoding ABC transporter permease subunit, whose amino-acid sequence MLKKFGLPRLIILIFLISTYIIAPFVGIPITTSLSDTIIRFGMNAILVLSLMPMIESGAGLNFGMPLGIEAGLLGSLLSIELGFSGFIGFVLAIVIAIIFAFIFGWAYGAILNKVKGGEMMIATYIGFSSVAFMCIMWIVLPFRKADMIWAYGGSGLRTTISVETYWKGVLNNIFGKISQAIPVGEIIFFLMLAFLMWIFFRTRSGLSMSAVGKNEKFAQATGINTNKSRKQSVIISTVIAAIGIIVYQQSFGFIQLYLAPFNMAFPAIAAILIGGASVNRVTIWHVMIGTFLFQGILTMTPTVVNALIKTDMSETIRIIVSNGMILYALTRKEGGSRG is encoded by the coding sequence ATGTTAAAGAAGTTTGGTTTACCAAGATTAATAATCTTAATATTTTTAATTTCAACCTATATTATTGCTCCTTTTGTAGGTATTCCTATAACAACATCTCTATCAGATACAATTATTAGATTTGGAATGAATGCTATTTTAGTTCTGTCACTTATGCCTATGATAGAATCAGGGGCAGGACTTAACTTTGGTATGCCTCTTGGAATTGAGGCAGGACTTCTAGGGTCACTTCTTAGTATAGAATTAGGATTTAGTGGTTTTATAGGTTTTGTTTTAGCAATAGTTATAGCAATAATATTTGCATTTATTTTTGGTTGGGCTTATGGAGCTATTTTAAATAAAGTAAAAGGTGGAGAAATGATGATAGCTACATATATAGGTTTCTCATCAGTCGCCTTTATGTGTATTATGTGGATAGTTCTTCCATTTAGAAAAGCAGATATGATTTGGGCTTATGGAGGTTCAGGACTTAGAACAACAATAAGTGTTGAAACTTACTGGAAAGGTGTTTTAAATAATATTTTTGGAAAAATATCACAAGCCATACCAGTTGGAGAAATAATATTTTTCTTAATGTTAGCATTTTTAATGTGGATATTTTTTAGAACAAGATCAGGACTTTCTATGAGTGCTGTTGGAAAAAATGAAAAATTTGCACAAGCAACAGGTATTAATACAAATAAAAGTAGAAAGCAATCAGTTATAATCTCAACTGTAATTGCAGCAATAGGAATAATAGTATATCAACAAAGTTTTGGATTTATCCAACTTTATTTGGCACCATTTAATATGGCTTTCCCTGCAATAGCCGCTATTTTAATTGGAGGAGCTTCTGTTAATAGAGTAACAATTTGGCATGTTATGATAGGAACTTTTTTATTCCAAGGAATATTAACTATGACTCCAACAGTTGTTAATGCACTTATAAAAACAGATATGTCTGAAACAATAAGAATAATTGTTTCTAATGGAATGATTTTATATGCTTTAACTAGAAAGGAAGGTGGAAGTCGTGGATAA
- a CDS encoding glucosaminidase domain-containing protein, translating into MKKYLLAVVFLCLSFLSYSNNTEVLDQDMNTGVITQAKDFAKVKGKSKKKIFIDTLIPTIEKIRTKVEADKQYVISLIQKEILTEEEKLFLNEMYTKYKVKSKSKNDLVHKMVVPPTSFILGQASLESGWGSSKLAREGNNLFAIRSTLKDKERTVYLGPNQFYKKYESMEDSVEDYIMTLSRHSSYSNLRKAINDGEETMVLVKHLGNYSEVKNIYEQRLTQIITKNNLVKYDD; encoded by the coding sequence ATGAAGAAATACTTACTAGCAGTTGTTTTTTTATGCTTGTCATTTCTTTCTTATTCTAATAACACAGAAGTCCTAGATCAAGATATGAATACTGGTGTGATTACCCAAGCAAAAGATTTTGCTAAGGTAAAAGGTAAATCTAAAAAGAAAATTTTTATTGATACGCTTATTCCTACCATAGAAAAAATAAGAACTAAGGTAGAAGCTGATAAGCAATATGTAATAAGTTTAATACAAAAAGAAATTTTAACTGAGGAAGAAAAATTATTTTTAAATGAAATGTATACTAAGTATAAGGTAAAAAGTAAATCTAAAAATGACTTAGTTCATAAAATGGTGGTTCCACCAACATCATTTATATTAGGACAGGCTTCATTAGAGAGTGGATGGGGAAGCTCAAAACTTGCAAGAGAGGGGAATAACTTATTCGCAATTAGATCCACTTTAAAAGATAAGGAAAGAACAGTTTATCTAGGACCTAATCAGTTTTATAAGAAATATGAAAGTATGGAAGATTCAGTTGAAGATTATATAATGACTTTATCAAGACATTCTAGTTATTCAAATTTAAGAAAAGCTATCAATGATGGTGAAGAAACTATGGTACTTGTAAAGCATTTAGGGAATTATTCTGAGGTAAAAAATATTTATGAACAAAGATTAACTCAAATAATTACAAAAAACAATTTAGTGAAATATGATGATTAA
- a CDS encoding DUF3798 domain-containing protein yields MKMKKILFSLLAIFMLVVAVACGKKEAPTEDANAQQEAASEVATQDYHIGIVTTSVSQSEDNFRGAEAVLKQYGSSNDGGKITVVTVPDNFMQEQETTISQMVSLADDPKMKAVVVAEGIPGTYPAFKAIREKRPDILLIVNNTHEDPVQVSTVADVVVNSDSIARGYLIVKTAHDLGATKFMHISFPRHLSYETISRRRAIMEQTAKDLGMEYIEMSAPDPLSDVGVPGAQQFILEQVPNWIAKYGKDIAFFATNDAQTEPLLKQIAAHGGYFIEADLPSPTMGYPGALGIEFTDEEKGNWSKILEKVEKSVIAAGGSGRMGTWAFSYNFSGIEGLTDLAIKSIEAGDRDFTLDKVLASLDTATPGSKWNGSLMKNNNGVDIPNSFFVYQDTYVFGKGYMGITSVEVPEKYGKIGN; encoded by the coding sequence ATGAAAATGAAAAAAATTTTATTTAGTCTATTAGCAATATTTATGTTAGTAGTTGCAGTTGCTTGTGGAAAAAAAGAGGCACCAACTGAAGATGCAAATGCTCAACAAGAAGCAGCAAGTGAAGTAGCAACTCAAGATTATCATATTGGTATCGTTACAACATCAGTTTCACAATCAGAAGATAATTTCCGTGGAGCAGAAGCAGTTTTGAAACAATATGGTTCATCTAATGATGGTGGAAAAATTACAGTGGTAACTGTTCCTGACAATTTTATGCAAGAACAAGAAACAACAATTTCTCAAATGGTTTCTCTTGCTGATGATCCTAAAATGAAAGCAGTGGTTGTTGCTGAAGGAATACCAGGAACTTATCCTGCATTCAAGGCTATAAGAGAAAAAAGACCTGATATTTTATTGATTGTAAATAATACCCATGAAGACCCAGTACAAGTAAGTACAGTGGCAGATGTGGTTGTAAATTCAGACTCAATAGCAAGAGGGTATTTAATTGTAAAAACAGCTCATGATTTAGGGGCAACTAAATTTATGCACATCTCTTTCCCTAGACATTTAAGCTATGAAACAATTTCAAGAAGAAGAGCAATAATGGAACAAACAGCTAAAGATTTAGGAATGGAATATATTGAAATGTCTGCACCAGATCCTCTAAGTGATGTTGGAGTACCCGGAGCACAACAATTTATATTAGAACAAGTTCCAAACTGGATTGCAAAATATGGTAAAGATATAGCGTTCTTTGCAACAAATGATGCTCAAACAGAACCTTTATTAAAACAAATAGCTGCTCATGGTGGATACTTTATAGAAGCAGATTTACCATCTCCAACAATGGGATATCCTGGAGCATTAGGAATAGAATTTACTGATGAAGAAAAAGGAAATTGGTCAAAGATATTAGAAAAAGTTGAAAAATCAGTTATAGCTGCTGGTGGTTCTGGAAGAATGGGAACATGGGCGTTTTCATATAATTTCTCTGGTATTGAAGGACTTACAGATTTAGCAATAAAATCTATTGAAGCAGGAGATAGAGATTTCACATTAGATAAAGTTTTAGCTTCTCTTGATACAGCAACACCTGGTTCTAAATGGAATGGAAGTTTAATGAAGAATAATAATGGTGTTGATATACCTAATTCATTCTTCGTATATCAAGATACATATGTTTTTGGAAAAGGATATATGGGAATAACTTCTGTTGAAGTTCCAGAAAAATATGGGAAAATTGGAAATTAA
- a CDS encoding DUF6672 family protein, producing MKNTLKVTIIVLILVVISIILFITGKRHDILIENNSSTGIKYSINGEPYKILDTGKKAEGMTKGIGNVIFIKTNDNKVIEKDLPSDDINIFINEIVNNSENWYKEKDGN from the coding sequence ATGAAAAATACATTGAAAGTAACTATTATAGTTTTAATTCTTGTTGTGATTTCTATAATTCTTTTTATAACTGGAAAAAGACATGATATTTTAATAGAAAATAATTCGTCAACAGGAATTAAATATAGTATAAATGGAGAGCCATATAAGATATTAGATACTGGGAAAAAAGCAGAAGGTATGACAAAAGGGATAGGAAATGTCATCTTTATAAAAACAAATGATAATAAAGTTATAGAAAAAGATTTGCCATCTGATGATATAAATATTTTTATAAATGAAATTGTAAATAATTCTGAAAATTGGTATAAAGAAAAAGATGGAAATTAG
- a CDS encoding deoxycytidylate deaminase, translated as MRENYINWDSYFMGIAILSSMRSKDPNTQVGACIVNEDKRIVGVGYNGLPKGCDDKEFPWERDGEFLNTKYPYVCHAELNAILNSIKSLKDCIIYVALFPCHECTKAIIQSGIKEIVYLSDKYTDTDSNRASKKMLDSAGVKYRRFEPDIEKLEINFANIE; from the coding sequence ATGAGAGAAAATTATATAAATTGGGATAGTTATTTTATGGGGATAGCAATTTTATCCTCTATGAGAAGTAAAGATCCTAATACACAGGTTGGGGCTTGTATAGTAAATGAAGATAAAAGAATAGTTGGTGTAGGATATAATGGTTTACCAAAAGGCTGTGATGATAAAGAATTTCCTTGGGAAAGAGATGGAGAATTTTTAAATACAAAATATCCTTATGTTTGCCATGCAGAATTAAATGCTATATTAAATAGTATAAAATCTTTAAAAGATTGTATTATTTATGTTGCTCTTTTTCCTTGTCATGAATGTACTAAGGCTATTATTCAAAGTGGAATAAAAGAAATTGTATATTTGTCTGATAAATATACAGATACTGATTCTAATAGAGCTTCAAAAAAAATGTTAGATTCAGCAGGTGTAAAATATAGAAGATTTGAGCCAGATATAGAAAAATTAGAAATAAATTTTGCTAATATTGAATAG
- a CDS encoding Crp/Fnr family transcriptional regulator — MIKTLKETVVFNSMDEKTIKNILEKTKYEIKKYSPNESIAFRGDEVKGLYIILKGTLITEMLTEEGNVVKIEELVPSDVIASAFIFGKKNSFPVDLSVKDEAEILFVERKEFLKLLFSEEKILENFLSEISNKTQLLTSKIWNNFNNKTIKKKFCDYVKKNQKNNLFSIENLGALAEFFGVERPSLSRVLSELVKDEKLERIGRNKYKILDKNFFEI, encoded by the coding sequence ATGATTAAAACTTTAAAAGAAACAGTTGTTTTTAATAGTATGGATGAGAAAACTATAAAAAATATTTTAGAAAAAACTAAATATGAAATAAAAAAATATTCTCCTAATGAATCAATAGCTTTTAGAGGAGATGAAGTGAAAGGACTTTATATAATATTGAAAGGCACTTTAATCACTGAAATGCTTACAGAAGAGGGGAATGTTGTAAAAATTGAAGAATTAGTTCCAAGTGATGTAATAGCTTCAGCTTTTATATTTGGTAAAAAAAATAGTTTTCCTGTTGATTTAAGTGTAAAAGATGAAGCAGAAATACTTTTTGTAGAAAGAAAAGAATTTTTAAAATTATTATTTTCAGAAGAAAAAATTTTAGAAAATTTCTTAAGTGAAATTTCAAATAAAACTCAACTTTTAACAAGTAAGATTTGGAATAACTTTAATAATAAAACTATAAAGAAAAAATTCTGTGATTATGTAAAGAAGAATCAAAAAAATAATTTATTTTCTATAGAAAATCTAGGAGCATTAGCAGAATTTTTTGGAGTGGAAAGACCTTCTCTTTCAAGAGTTTTAAGTGAATTAGTAAAAGATGAAAAATTAGAAAGAATAGGTAGAAATAAATATAAGATATTGGATAAAAATTTTTTTGAAATTTAA
- a CDS encoding PTS transporter subunit IIC, with the protein MKNFFIKSLNGMAFGLFSSLIVGLILKQIGTLFNIEFLIYLGSFAQLLMGAGIGVGVAYALESPVLILISSAITGMYGAGSINFVDGQAILKVGEPMGAYFSVIFGLLISKQLAGKTKFDIILLPMTTIIFGCLLGKFFAPYISAIITEIGVIVNKTTELRPILMGLTLSVIMGIILTLPISSAAIGISLGLSGLAAGAALTGCCCQMIGFAVMSYDDNDLGTVFSIGFGTSMIQIPNIIKNPIIWIPPIASSAILGVLSTTVFKLSSNSIASGMGTSGFVGQIASFTANGMPYLPTMIILHFLLPAILTFVIYKLLKKKGYIKAGDLKI; encoded by the coding sequence ATGAAAAATTTTTTTATTAAGAGTTTAAATGGTATGGCATTTGGTTTATTTTCATCATTGATAGTTGGACTTATCTTAAAACAGATTGGAACTCTTTTTAATATAGAATTTTTAATATATTTAGGAAGTTTTGCACAACTTTTAATGGGTGCTGGAATAGGAGTTGGAGTTGCTTATGCATTAGAATCTCCTGTTTTGATATTAATATCTTCTGCTATAACAGGTATGTATGGTGCAGGAAGTATTAATTTTGTAGATGGGCAAGCTATTTTAAAAGTTGGAGAACCAATGGGAGCTTATTTTTCTGTTATCTTTGGTTTACTTATTTCAAAACAACTAGCAGGAAAAACAAAATTTGATATAATACTTCTACCTATGACCACTATAATTTTCGGTTGTTTACTTGGAAAATTTTTTGCTCCATACATTTCTGCTATTATTACAGAAATTGGAGTTATTGTGAATAAAACAACAGAGCTTAGACCAATTTTAATGGGACTTACACTTTCTGTTATTATGGGAATAATCTTAACATTACCAATAAGTTCTGCTGCAATAGGAATTTCATTAGGGTTAAGTGGCCTTGCAGCAGGAGCCGCTTTAACTGGTTGTTGTTGTCAAATGATAGGTTTTGCTGTGATGTCTTATGATGATAATGATTTAGGGACTGTATTTTCAATAGGTTTTGGTACTTCTATGATACAAATTCCAAATATAATTAAAAATCCTATTATATGGATACCTCCAATAGCATCTAGTGCTATTTTAGGAGTGCTTTCTACAACAGTTTTTAAATTATCTTCAAATAGTATTGCTTCTGGTATGGGAACAAGTGGATTTGTTGGGCAAATTGCTTCATTTACAGCAAATGGAATGCCTTATTTACCAACTATGATAATTTTACATTTCTTATTACCAGCAATCTTAACTTTTGTTATTTATAAATTATTGAAGAAAAAAGGATATATAAAAGCAGGAGATTTAAAAATATAA
- a CDS encoding sugar ABC transporter ATP-binding protein, with translation MSDTILKIENLSKSFGDNTVLKDINLELKEGEILGLVGENGAGKSTLMKIIFGMDVIRETGGYNGKISFDGKEVNFSSPFDALNAGIGMVHQEFSLIPGFKVSENIVLNRESTKNNIMAHLFGEGISKIDQKDNTKRAQEAISKLGVNLTGQEQINEMAVAYKQFTEIAREIEREHTKLLVLDEPTAVLTEDEAEILLDTMKKLSAKGITIIFITHRLNEIMSVSDKVTVLRDGQLINTVPTKSTNVNQITEWMIGRKVSSSSEEKNIDDSNAENFMEIRDLWVDMPGEMLKGLDLDIKKGEILGLGGMAGQGKIAVANGVMGLFKSKGNVKYKGEDLVLNKPTYPLEKGIFFVSEDRKGVGLLLDESIERNIAFPAMEIKKNFLKKYLGFLNVIDDKAVTDNAKKYIEKLEIKSMGEKQKVAELSGGNQQKVCVAKAFTMEPDLLFVSEPTRGIDVGAKQLVLETLKEYNRERNTTIVVTSSEIEELRSICDRIAIINEGKVAGILPATASILDFGKLMSGIKEGE, from the coding sequence ATGTCGGATACGATATTAAAAATAGAAAACCTCTCTAAATCATTTGGTGATAACACTGTACTGAAAGATATTAATTTGGAATTAAAGGAAGGAGAAATTCTTGGACTTGTTGGGGAAAATGGTGCAGGAAAATCTACTTTGATGAAAATTATATTTGGTATGGATGTAATAAGAGAAACAGGTGGATATAATGGAAAAATTTCTTTTGATGGAAAAGAAGTTAATTTCTCATCCCCATTTGATGCACTAAATGCTGGTATAGGAATGGTTCACCAAGAGTTTTCATTGATACCAGGTTTTAAAGTTAGTGAGAATATAGTTTTAAATAGAGAGTCAACAAAAAATAATATAATGGCACATCTTTTTGGAGAAGGAATAAGTAAAATTGACCAAAAAGATAATACAAAAAGAGCACAGGAAGCTATTTCAAAATTAGGAGTAAATTTAACTGGACAGGAACAAATAAATGAAATGGCAGTTGCCTATAAACAATTTACAGAAATTGCTCGTGAAATAGAAAGAGAACATACAAAACTTTTAGTTTTGGATGAACCAACAGCAGTTTTAACAGAAGATGAAGCAGAAATCTTATTGGATACAATGAAGAAATTATCTGCTAAGGGAATAACTATAATATTTATAACACATAGGCTTAATGAAATAATGTCAGTTTCTGATAAGGTAACAGTTTTAAGAGATGGACAACTTATAAACACAGTTCCTACAAAATCTACTAATGTAAATCAAATTACAGAATGGATGATAGGAAGAAAAGTAAGTTCATCATCTGAGGAAAAAAACATAGATGATTCCAATGCAGAAAATTTTATGGAAATAAGAGATTTATGGGTTGATATGCCAGGAGAAATGTTAAAAGGCTTAGACTTAGATATTAAAAAGGGAGAAATACTTGGTTTAGGTGGTATGGCAGGACAAGGTAAGATAGCAGTAGCAAATGGAGTAATGGGGCTTTTTAAATCAAAAGGAAATGTAAAATATAAAGGTGAAGATTTAGTTTTAAATAAACCAACATATCCATTAGAGAAAGGAATCTTTTTTGTATCAGAAGATAGAAAAGGAGTAGGTTTATTACTAGATGAAAGTATAGAAAGAAATATAGCTTTTCCTGCTATGGAAATAAAAAAAAATTTTTTGAAAAAATATTTAGGATTTTTAAATGTAATAGACGATAAAGCTGTTACAGATAATGCAAAAAAATATATAGAAAAATTAGAAATAAAAAGTATGGGTGAAAAACAAAAAGTTGCAGAGCTAAGTGGAGGAAATCAACAAAAAGTTTGTGTGGCAAAAGCTTTCACTATGGAACCAGACTTATTGTTTGTATCTGAACCAACAAGAGGTATAGATGTTGGGGCTAAACAATTAGTTTTGGAAACTTTAAAAGAATATAATAGGGAAAGAAATACAACAATAGTTGTAACTTCATCTGAAATTGAAGAGTTAAGAAGTATCTGTGATAGAATTGCAATAATAAATGAAGGCAAGGTTGCAGGGATATTACCAGCAACAGCAAGTATACTTGATTTTGGAAAATTAATGTCAGGAATAAAGGAGGGGGAATAA